The following proteins are co-located in the Sporosarcina pasteurii genome:
- a CDS encoding biotin/lipoate A/B protein ligase family protein, producing the protein MEMRTWHYINSGKCSGPFNMALDEALLEWHSKGEMGPVLRFYEWEPATLSIGYFQSVSKEVDMEQVRHHQLGFVRRPTGGRGVLHEHELTYSVIVNEDYPNMPDTVTEAYRVISGGLLEGFRNLGLDASFSVPKSKEERQNLKNPGSAVCFDAPSWYELVVEGKKVAGSAQTRQKGVILQHGAILLSLDEEKLISLFKFKSEAVRERMRIGLREKAVAIDQLAGRAVSPKEAEAAFSKGFEKSLNIKLEPYELSDAQLQYVKEIEQKKYGNDDWTFKK; encoded by the coding sequence ATGGAAATGAGAACTTGGCATTATATAAATTCGGGAAAATGTAGTGGGCCGTTTAATATGGCCTTAGATGAAGCACTCTTAGAATGGCATAGTAAAGGTGAAATGGGTCCAGTACTTCGATTTTATGAATGGGAACCCGCGACTTTATCGATTGGCTACTTTCAAAGTGTGTCAAAAGAAGTCGATATGGAGCAAGTACGTCATCATCAATTAGGTTTTGTGAGAAGGCCTACAGGGGGGAGGGGCGTCTTGCATGAACACGAACTTACATATAGCGTGATTGTAAATGAAGATTATCCAAATATGCCCGATACTGTGACTGAAGCCTACCGTGTAATTTCTGGAGGTCTACTTGAAGGATTTCGTAATCTTGGACTAGATGCTAGTTTTTCGGTTCCAAAGAGCAAAGAGGAACGTCAAAACTTAAAAAATCCAGGTAGTGCTGTTTGTTTTGATGCGCCAAGTTGGTATGAACTTGTTGTAGAGGGTAAAAAAGTTGCCGGAAGCGCACAAACAAGACAAAAAGGTGTTATTTTACAGCACGGGGCTATTTTATTAAGTTTGGATGAAGAAAAGTTAATTTCTCTCTTTAAATTTAAATCTGAGGCAGTACGAGAAAGAATGAGAATTGGCTTACGAGAAAAAGCTGTAGCAATTGACCAATTGGCAGGCCGGGCTGTATCCCCAAAAGAGGCTGAAGCGGCTTTTTCCAAAGGATTTGAAAAATCATTGAATATTAAATTGGAACCATATGAACTTTCGGATGCTCAACTACAATATGTAAAAGAGATTGAGCAAAAGAAATATGGAAATGACGATTGGACATTCAAAAAATAA
- a CDS encoding rhodanese-like domain-containing protein, whose amino-acid sequence MDTLYIILGILVLIIVYVVVSMLRLGKAVVNLTQEEFIEGYRKAQLIDVREPKDFEAGHILGARNLPYSQLRQRYKELRPDLPVYLYDQNGGKSARAALFLKKKNYEHLYHLTGGFRKWTGRIKSK is encoded by the coding sequence TTGGACACACTTTATATTATTTTAGGAATTCTTGTACTTATCATCGTATATGTGGTTGTTTCGATGTTACGACTTGGAAAAGCAGTCGTTAATCTAACACAAGAAGAATTTATTGAAGGGTATCGAAAAGCACAATTAATTGACGTTCGTGAACCGAAAGATTTCGAAGCTGGACATATTCTCGGTGCTCGTAACTTGCCATACTCTCAATTAAGACAGCGTTATAAAGAATTGAGACCCGATTTACCTGTCTATTTATACGACCAAAACGGTGGAAAAAGTGCACGTGCCGCTTTATTTTTAAAGAAAAAGAACTACGAGCACTTGTATCATTTAACAGGTGGATTCCGAAAGTGGACAGGTCGTATTAAAAGTAAATAA
- the fabI gene encoding enoyl-ACP reductase FabI: protein MEDLLKLKGKNIVIMGVANQRSLAWGVAKSLQKVGANLIFTYRKERSVDRIQKLLADHEFEAKVMVECDVNEDESIKQAFKKIGEEVGTIHGIVHSLAFAHPEDLRADFVDTSRDGYAFAQDTSAYSLVAVAKQARPYMTEGGCIVTMSYLGADRVLDGYNVMGVAKAALEASVRYLANDLGKDGIRVNAISAGAVRTISAKGVPSFNKILNKIEETAPLRRNITQEEVGNMTLAVLSDLSSGVTGETIYVDAGYHIMG, encoded by the coding sequence ATGGAAGATTTATTAAAACTAAAAGGAAAAAATATCGTAATCATGGGTGTTGCGAATCAAAGAAGTCTAGCATGGGGCGTAGCGAAATCGTTACAAAAGGTAGGGGCAAATTTAATTTTTACTTACCGAAAAGAACGCTCGGTGGATCGCATACAAAAACTATTAGCAGATCATGAATTTGAAGCAAAAGTTATGGTGGAATGTGATGTCAATGAGGATGAAAGTATAAAGCAAGCGTTCAAGAAAATCGGTGAAGAAGTCGGCACAATTCACGGCATTGTCCATTCATTGGCATTTGCACATCCAGAAGATTTACGCGCTGATTTTGTAGATACTTCTAGAGACGGGTATGCATTTGCTCAAGATACTAGTGCTTATTCCCTCGTTGCAGTTGCAAAGCAAGCTCGTCCTTATATGACAGAAGGTGGCTGCATAGTTACAATGAGTTATTTAGGGGCGGACCGCGTGTTAGATGGCTACAACGTTATGGGAGTGGCGAAAGCAGCCTTAGAAGCATCTGTTCGTTATTTGGCGAATGATTTGGGGAAAGATGGCATTCGTGTTAATGCAATTTCTGCAGGAGCAGTTCGTACAATCTCAGCAAAAGGTGTACCATCGTTTAATAAGATTCTTAATAAAATTGAAGAAACTGCACCACTTAGACGTAACATTACGCAAGAGGAAGTTGGAAATATGACCCTTGCTGTTTTAAGTGACTTATCTAGCGGCGTAACAGGCGAAACGATTTATGTCGACGCAGGCTATCATATTATGGGATGA
- a CDS encoding amino acid ABC transporter ATP-binding protein — translation MLEITGIHKSFGNNKVLKGVDIQIDKGDVVVILGPSGSGKTTLLRCINFLETADQGKVTLGDTELSLNSASKKQIHEVRQKIAFVFQNYNLFNNKTALENVTEGLIIGRKIPKGEANEIGRKALDKVGLSDKYDAYPKELSGGQQQRVGIARAVSLNPAIILFDEPTSALDPEWVGEVLAVMKNIAEEGTTMLVVTHEMSFAKDVANKVIFMDGGVVVEEGTSEEIFSRPKEERTQQFLRRVLPEDYTYYI, via the coding sequence ATGTTAGAAATTACCGGGATACACAAATCATTTGGAAACAACAAAGTATTAAAAGGCGTTGATATTCAAATAGATAAAGGTGACGTTGTTGTGATACTGGGTCCGAGTGGTTCAGGGAAGACGACACTACTTAGGTGTATCAATTTTTTAGAAACTGCTGATCAAGGAAAAGTGACATTAGGTGATACAGAACTTAGTTTAAATTCAGCTTCTAAAAAGCAAATTCACGAAGTAAGACAAAAAATCGCTTTCGTATTTCAAAATTATAATTTATTTAATAATAAGACCGCGTTAGAAAATGTCACAGAAGGTTTGATTATTGGTAGAAAGATTCCCAAAGGAGAAGCGAACGAAATTGGGAGAAAGGCTTTGGATAAAGTTGGATTATCCGATAAGTACGATGCCTATCCAAAAGAACTGTCAGGAGGGCAACAGCAAAGAGTTGGCATTGCTAGAGCTGTTTCTTTAAATCCAGCAATAATTTTATTTGATGAACCTACGTCTGCGCTTGATCCAGAATGGGTTGGGGAAGTGCTTGCTGTTATGAAGAACATTGCTGAAGAGGGAACAACGATGCTCGTTGTTACACACGAAATGTCATTTGCAAAAGATGTTGCAAACAAAGTCATCTTTATGGATGGCGGCGTAGTTGTTGAAGAAGGGACATCTGAGGAGATATTTAGTAGACCTAAAGAAGAGAGGACACAACAATTTTTAAGAAGAGTATTACCAGAAGATTATACTTATTATATATAA
- a CDS encoding amino acid ABC transporter permease codes for MSEGLNYKFLWETFFVALSGVPITLLVTAVALVIALPAGFLLALSRINKIPILYRLAQVYVSFVRGTPIIIQIFIVYSSVPLLLDMFFEKYSMGIHVYDVNPIWYAFIVFTFNTTAILIEVFRSAINTVDKGQLEAAQSVGLTNFQAYRRIIIPQTLVVSMPNICTATVNLIKATSLGYAMSLQEITLKAKVAANVGYNYVEAYLDIFLVYLILCSVVEYGFKWYEKRLSRYKLTVA; via the coding sequence ATGTCGGAAGGTTTAAACTATAAGTTTTTATGGGAAACATTCTTCGTTGCTTTGTCAGGGGTTCCGATTACCTTACTTGTGACAGCTGTTGCATTAGTGATTGCTTTACCTGCAGGATTTTTGCTAGCTTTATCTAGAATTAATAAAATCCCTATCTTATATCGACTTGCACAAGTGTATGTCTCTTTTGTAAGAGGAACGCCAATCATAATTCAAATCTTTATTGTGTATAGCAGTGTTCCTTTGTTACTAGATATGTTTTTTGAAAAATATAGTATGGGGATACATGTTTATGATGTCAACCCGATCTGGTATGCGTTTATTGTTTTTACATTCAATACAACAGCGATATTAATTGAAGTATTTCGCTCTGCCATCAATACGGTGGATAAAGGGCAATTAGAAGCAGCACAGTCAGTTGGTTTAACAAATTTTCAAGCATACCGACGAATTATTATTCCACAAACGCTCGTTGTTTCGATGCCAAATATTTGTACAGCAACAGTAAACCTGATTAAAGCAACTTCTCTTGGTTATGCGATGTCCTTACAAGAAATAACACTAAAAGCGAAAGTCGCCGCGAATGTTGGCTACAATTACGTGGAAGCGTACCTTGACATATTCCTAGTCTATTTAATCTTATGTAGTGTCGTAGAATATGGCTTTAAATGGTATGAAAAACGATTATCACGATATAAATTAACGGTTGCTTGA
- a CDS encoding amino acid ABC transporter permease, which yields MEKYFDSSYIWGAFPTLLPFLKVTFMVAGFSVLFGTLFGLVLAVAKIGGNLFFKKLANGYTTILRCTPSIVLLFLVYYGIPAIGNNLGIDLNHIDKAIFVVVAFSLQFAAIMSEVIRSAYESIDKGQYEAGVSVGLSPFHVYRRIIFPQALVVALPNFGNGLISLLQEGALAYTIGLIDVVGKAELIIASNYNTHALEIYLALAVIYWVLSILIEQLFLKLEKVFGRGKRSLSAP from the coding sequence GTGGAAAAATATTTTGATTCATCTTATATATGGGGAGCATTTCCAACGCTTCTTCCTTTTTTAAAAGTGACTTTTATGGTTGCTGGATTTTCGGTCCTGTTTGGAACGTTATTTGGCTTAGTGTTAGCTGTCGCAAAAATAGGCGGCAATCTATTTTTCAAGAAACTAGCGAATGGGTATACAACGATATTAAGATGTACACCCTCCATCGTATTACTCTTCTTGGTTTATTATGGGATTCCTGCCATTGGAAATAATTTAGGAATCGATTTGAACCATATCGATAAAGCGATTTTCGTTGTTGTCGCATTTTCGCTTCAATTCGCTGCCATTATGTCGGAAGTCATTCGATCAGCTTATGAATCGATTGATAAAGGGCAATACGAGGCGGGGGTAAGTGTTGGGTTAAGTCCTTTTCATGTGTATCGCAGAATTATTTTTCCACAAGCATTGGTCGTTGCGCTTCCGAATTTTGGGAATGGGTTAATTTCTTTACTTCAGGAGGGGGCCTTGGCCTATACGATAGGGTTAATCGATGTTGTCGGAAAAGCAGAGCTTATTATTGCTTCAAATTATAATACGCATGCGCTAGAAATTTATCTTGCACTAGCAGTGATTTATTGGGTTCTATCCATTCTAATTGAACAATTATTCTTGAAACTAGAGAAAGTGTTTGGAAGAGGAAAGCGATCGTTAAGTGCGCCGTAA
- a CDS encoding transporter substrate-binding domain-containing protein, protein MKLTKVLKAAAFSAGIAALLVGCSSSDNGSVKADGDNDIRKVKVAYVQSSKPVTYTDENGNAAGYDVEVLKAVDELLPQYEFEFVGTSDDDLLVGVEQGKYQVGVKNAFWTEERTAKFIYPKEFVGLSSTGLVLKKENAAVKTLDDFASAGFSLAPIAANNAQYTVIAEHNEKNPDNPINLKAGDTFSVDVVQWVNEGRVDGAVIIEASFNRQVTAGDGPYHHLKDDVVYNEFAVIKTWPLFNKKEQEFADAFDEALKEVKEQKIPNDLSIEFYGRDLFELLDTVER, encoded by the coding sequence ATGAAGTTGACAAAAGTTTTAAAAGCGGCGGCATTTAGTGCGGGAATTGCAGCTTTATTAGTTGGTTGTAGTTCAAGTGATAATGGAAGCGTGAAAGCGGACGGGGACAATGATATAAGAAAAGTGAAAGTCGCCTATGTGCAATCATCAAAACCAGTTACTTATACAGATGAAAATGGGAATGCCGCTGGTTATGATGTAGAGGTTCTGAAGGCAGTCGATGAGTTACTTCCGCAATATGAATTCGAATTTGTTGGCACATCAGATGATGATTTATTAGTTGGTGTGGAACAAGGGAAATATCAAGTAGGCGTGAAAAATGCTTTCTGGACAGAGGAACGAACAGCGAAATTTATTTATCCTAAAGAGTTTGTTGGGTTAAGTAGTACTGGGTTGGTTCTAAAAAAAGAAAATGCAGCTGTAAAAACATTAGATGATTTTGCATCGGCAGGCTTTTCGTTGGCGCCCATTGCCGCAAATAACGCACAATACACAGTTATTGCTGAACATAATGAAAAAAATCCTGATAATCCAATAAATTTAAAAGCAGGAGATACTTTTTCGGTGGATGTCGTTCAATGGGTCAATGAAGGTCGTGTAGATGGCGCAGTAATTATTGAAGCTTCGTTTAATAGACAAGTAACGGCTGGTGACGGTCCCTATCATCACTTAAAAGACGATGTTGTTTACAATGAGTTCGCCGTCATTAAAACTTGGCCATTATTCAATAAAAAAGAACAAGAATTTGCAGATGCTTTTGATGAAGCGCTAAAAGAAGTGAAAGAGCAAAAAATTCCAAATGACTTAAGTATAGAATTTTATGGTAGAGACTTGTTTGAATTACTAGATACTGTCGAAAGGTAA
- a CDS encoding acyl-CoA dehydrogenase family protein → MISLFVKNERQKDWLQKVSKLETKFKENAARTDELAIFPKNNIQALVDLGYQRITLPEVYGGAGLKVYDMVLLQETIASFDGNTGLSIGWNLGVIGDVFEKKLWKEEALNCFAKEVVNGALVNRSVSEAITGSPARGGRPGTSAVKKDGSWVINGRKSFTTASPVLTYFLTSAWIEEKQRIGFFLLHKDLDGLSIDETWDVIAMRGTGSHDLVLENVVVEDAQLVELPDNPSGKFSGWMLHIPACYLGIAQAARDYAVRFANQHTPNSLTGPISQLPNVQQHLGEIDLKLTQARHLIYSVAEAYDDETRRDLIINDIEVAKYTVTNTAIDVVDKAMRVVGAKSLARGNPLQRYYRDVRAGLHNPPMDDMTISRLANSAIENMKSDHIVQV, encoded by the coding sequence ATGATTAGTCTATTTGTAAAAAACGAGCGTCAAAAGGATTGGTTGCAAAAAGTGTCTAAACTAGAAACAAAATTTAAGGAAAATGCAGCAAGGACAGATGAGTTGGCAATCTTTCCAAAGAATAATATACAAGCGCTTGTGGACTTGGGCTATCAGCGTATTACGTTGCCAGAAGTATATGGTGGGGCAGGTTTAAAAGTATATGATATGGTCCTTTTGCAAGAGACAATTGCCAGTTTTGATGGAAACACAGGTCTTTCAATTGGTTGGAATTTAGGGGTGATTGGAGATGTGTTTGAGAAGAAGTTATGGAAGGAAGAAGCGCTCAATTGTTTTGCTAAAGAAGTAGTGAATGGTGCATTAGTTAATCGATCTGTAAGTGAAGCAATTACAGGAAGCCCAGCAAGAGGAGGACGTCCTGGAACGAGTGCAGTGAAAAAAGATGGTTCATGGGTCATTAATGGACGCAAATCGTTCACAACAGCATCGCCAGTATTGACCTATTTTCTAACGTCAGCATGGATCGAAGAAAAACAAAGAATCGGTTTTTTTCTTCTACATAAAGACTTAGATGGTTTATCGATTGATGAAACATGGGATGTGATAGCAATGAGAGGAACAGGTAGTCATGATTTGGTGCTTGAAAATGTCGTTGTTGAAGACGCTCAACTTGTTGAACTTCCCGACAATCCGAGTGGAAAATTTAGTGGATGGATGCTTCATATCCCAGCGTGTTACTTAGGAATTGCGCAAGCTGCGCGTGATTATGCAGTCCGTTTTGCAAATCAGCATACTCCGAACAGTTTAACTGGACCGATTAGTCAGCTACCGAATGTCCAACAACATTTAGGAGAAATTGACTTGAAATTAACCCAAGCGAGACATCTGATTTACAGCGTGGCAGAAGCTTATGATGATGAGACACGCAGAGATTTAATTATAAATGATATCGAAGTAGCAAAGTATACCGTAACAAATACTGCAATTGACGTTGTCGACAAAGCGATGAGAGTTGTTGGTGCGAAAAGTCTTGCAAGGGGAAATCCGTTACAACGCTATTATCGCGATGTTCGCGCTGGTTTGCATAATCCGCCAATGGACGATATGACGATTAGTAGATTAGCAAATTCTGCGATTGAAAACATGAAAAGCGATCACATTGTCCAAGTATAA
- the gcvPB gene encoding aminomethyl-transferring glycine dehydrogenase subunit GcvPB — protein MLKEEQSLIFEVTKEGRVGYSLPELDVPELDLDDLLPAGFKREEPAELPEVSELDIMRHYTALSKRNHGIDSGFYPLGSCTMKYNPKINEAVARFPGFANIHPLQDESTVQGAMALMYDLQEHLVEITGMDEITLQPAAGAHGEWTALMMIRAFHESNGDHHRTKVIVPDSAHGTNPASATVAGYDTVTVKTNEKGLVDLEDLKSVVGDDTAALMLTNPNTLGLFEEDIVEMAKIVHGVGGKLYYDGANLNAVMSKARPGDMGFDAVHLNLHKTFTGPHGGGGPGSGPVGVHKDLAPFLPKPVLVKKDDVYTFEYNRPQSIGRVKPFYGNFGINVRAYTYIRSMGPDGLKAVTENAVLNANYMMRKLEPYFDLPYTQHCKHEFVLSGRRQKQLGVRTLDMAKRLLDFGYHPPTIYFPLNVEEGMMIEPTETESKETLDAFIDAMIQIAKEVEENPEIVQTAPHTTVVSRLDETRAARNPVLRYTKA, from the coding sequence ATGCTTAAGGAAGAACAATCATTAATTTTCGAAGTGACCAAAGAAGGTCGTGTCGGCTACAGCTTGCCAGAACTTGATGTACCAGAACTTGATCTTGATGACTTATTGCCAGCGGGTTTCAAACGTGAAGAACCAGCGGAACTGCCGGAAGTGTCCGAGCTAGATATTATGCGTCACTATACTGCATTATCGAAACGTAACCACGGTATCGACTCTGGGTTTTATCCACTTGGCTCTTGTACGATGAAGTATAACCCTAAAATAAATGAAGCAGTTGCACGTTTCCCAGGATTTGCAAATATTCATCCACTTCAAGACGAGTCAACAGTACAAGGTGCAATGGCACTTATGTATGACTTGCAAGAACATTTAGTCGAAATTACAGGCATGGATGAAATCACACTTCAACCGGCTGCAGGTGCGCACGGAGAATGGACTGCATTGATGATGATTCGCGCATTTCACGAATCAAATGGTGACCACCATCGTACAAAAGTAATTGTACCTGACTCCGCGCACGGAACTAACCCAGCTTCCGCAACAGTTGCAGGTTACGATACAGTGACGGTTAAAACAAATGAAAAAGGTCTCGTTGACTTAGAGGACTTAAAAAGTGTTGTAGGAGATGATACAGCTGCACTGATGCTGACAAATCCAAACACGTTAGGTTTATTCGAAGAAGACATCGTTGAAATGGCAAAAATTGTGCACGGCGTTGGCGGTAAGTTGTACTATGACGGTGCTAACTTAAACGCGGTTATGTCGAAAGCACGTCCTGGCGATATGGGCTTTGACGCGGTTCACTTAAACTTGCACAAGACATTCACAGGTCCACATGGTGGTGGGGGGCCAGGTTCAGGTCCAGTAGGCGTGCATAAGGATTTAGCACCATTCTTACCGAAACCAGTCTTAGTGAAAAAAGACGATGTGTATACATTTGAATACAATCGTCCTCAATCAATTGGACGAGTGAAGCCATTTTACGGGAATTTTGGCATCAACGTACGTGCATATACGTATATTCGTTCAATGGGTCCAGATGGCTTAAAAGCAGTAACAGAAAATGCTGTTCTAAACGCAAACTATATGATGCGTAAATTAGAACCTTATTTCGATTTACCGTATACACAGCATTGTAAACATGAGTTTGTTCTTTCAGGTCGCCGTCAAAAGCAATTAGGCGTTCGTACGTTGGATATGGCAAAACGACTGCTCGATTTTGGATATCATCCCCCAACAATCTACTTCCCACTTAATGTTGAGGAAGGTATGATGATTGAGCCAACGGAAACAGAATCAAAAGAAACGTTAGATGCATTTATCGATGCGATGATTCAAATTGCAAAGGAAGTTGAAGAGAACCCAGAAATCGTTCAAACAGCGCCGCATACAACAGTTGTTAGTCGCCTCGATGAAACGAGAGCGGCTAGAAATCCAGTGCTCCGTTATACGAAAGCTTAA
- the gcvPA gene encoding aminomethyl-transferring glycine dehydrogenase subunit GcvPA produces the protein MKHRYIPMTETDRQEMMDVIGISSVEELFEAIPEEVRFKGEYNIKKAKSESSLTKELAKLAAQNADAGRYASFLGAGVYDHYKPIIVDHVISRSEFYTAYTPYQPEISQGELQAIFEYQTMICELTGMEIANSSMYDGGTALAEAGTLAAGHTRRKKILVSETVHPESRDVVLSYATGQSVEVVTIPQRDGVTDLEKLEELMDDSTAAVLVQYPNFFGQIEDIQKIGEIAHGSKGLLVVSSNPLALGVLTPPGKLGADITVGDAQPFGIPESFGGPHCGYFAVTKKLMRKLPGRLVGETVDEEGKRGYVLTLQAREQHIRRDKATSNICSNQALNALAASVAMTALGKVGTQEIAYQNIVKTRYAKDAFETAGFKVVFNQAHFNEIVVDLEVPVKQVNDYLFNQDIIGGYDLGLKFEELKNHALIAVTEQRTKEEIDALVQHTVACVRETEALNA, from the coding sequence ATGAAGCATCGTTATATACCAATGACGGAAACAGATCGTCAAGAAATGATGGACGTCATCGGAATTTCTTCGGTGGAAGAATTATTCGAAGCGATTCCAGAAGAAGTCCGCTTTAAAGGCGAATACAACATAAAAAAAGCGAAGTCTGAATCTTCATTAACAAAAGAATTGGCGAAACTTGCAGCTCAAAACGCAGATGCCGGTCGTTATGCATCCTTTTTAGGCGCTGGCGTTTACGACCATTATAAACCGATTATCGTTGACCATGTCATTTCTCGTTCGGAGTTTTATACAGCGTATACACCGTATCAACCTGAAATTTCTCAAGGAGAATTACAAGCAATCTTTGAATATCAAACAATGATTTGTGAATTAACTGGCATGGAGATCGCAAACTCTTCCATGTATGACGGAGGAACAGCGTTAGCTGAAGCAGGTACGTTAGCAGCTGGTCACACGCGTAGAAAGAAAATCCTAGTTTCTGAAACAGTTCATCCTGAATCGCGTGACGTCGTTTTATCTTATGCGACTGGTCAATCAGTAGAAGTGGTGACAATTCCACAAAGAGACGGGGTTACGGATCTTGAAAAGTTAGAGGAACTAATGGATGATTCAACAGCGGCGGTTCTCGTTCAATATCCTAACTTCTTTGGACAAATTGAAGACATTCAAAAAATTGGTGAGATTGCTCATGGATCTAAAGGCTTGTTAGTTGTCTCATCAAATCCACTTGCACTGGGCGTACTCACACCTCCAGGAAAACTAGGGGCGGATATTACCGTAGGGGACGCACAACCTTTCGGAATACCGGAATCATTTGGTGGACCTCACTGTGGATATTTTGCTGTAACGAAAAAGCTAATGCGTAAATTACCGGGACGTCTAGTTGGTGAAACTGTAGACGAAGAAGGTAAACGCGGTTATGTACTGACGCTACAAGCACGTGAGCAACATATTCGTCGAGATAAAGCTACATCTAACATTTGTTCAAACCAAGCATTAAATGCACTTGCTGCTTCCGTTGCGATGACAGCGCTAGGTAAAGTAGGTACCCAAGAAATTGCTTACCAGAACATCGTAAAAACAAGATATGCGAAAGATGCATTTGAAACGGCTGGCTTCAAAGTGGTTTTTAATCAAGCGCACTTTAACGAAATTGTGGTTGATTTGGAAGTACCAGTGAAACAAGTGAATGATTATTTATTTAACCAAGATATTATCGGTGGTTATGATCTTGGGTTAAAATTTGAGGAATTAAAAAACCATGCACTGATCGCAGTTACGGAACAACGTACAAAAGAAGAAATCGATGCACTTGTTCAACATACGGTTGCTTGTGTGCGAGAAACGGAGGCCCTCAATGCTTAA
- the gcvT gene encoding glycine cleavage system aminomethyltransferase GcvT, translating to MTKTLKRTVLFEQYAKHGGKTIDFGGWDLPVQFTSIKAEHEAVRTRAGLFDVSHMGEILVTGKGSLPYLQKMMTNDVSKLNIGQAQYTAMCYENGGTVDDLLIYKRDEDNYLLVVNASNLEKDLDWMNDHITEDVVIEDQSSDYALLALQGPRAEAILQSLTTEPLNEIKFFRFKEDVEICGQKVLISRTGYTGEDGFELYASPTSIVVLWEAILMAGENEGLVPAGLGARDTLRFEAGLPLYGQELSEEITPLEAGLGFVVKLNKKEDFIGKEALREQKENGVLRKLVGIEMIDKGIPRTGYQVFLNNEAIGEVTTGTQSPTLNKNIGFALLKSEYATEGTEVIVQVRKRQLKAVIVKTPFYKR from the coding sequence TTGACGAAAACGTTAAAGCGGACAGTTTTATTTGAACAATACGCAAAACACGGTGGAAAAACAATTGACTTCGGCGGTTGGGATTTGCCTGTTCAGTTTACTAGTATTAAAGCTGAGCACGAGGCGGTTAGAACAAGAGCTGGATTGTTTGATGTATCACATATGGGGGAGATTCTTGTCACTGGAAAAGGTTCTTTGCCTTATTTACAGAAAATGATGACAAATGATGTGTCAAAACTGAATATCGGTCAAGCCCAATATACAGCAATGTGTTATGAAAATGGTGGGACGGTTGATGATCTTTTAATCTATAAACGAGATGAAGATAATTACTTACTCGTCGTCAATGCTTCCAACCTTGAAAAAGATCTTGACTGGATGAATGATCACATAACTGAGGATGTTGTAATCGAAGATCAATCATCCGATTATGCATTACTCGCTTTACAAGGGCCACGTGCTGAAGCGATTCTCCAATCATTAACAACTGAGCCACTTAATGAAATTAAGTTCTTTAGATTTAAAGAAGATGTTGAAATTTGTGGTCAAAAAGTACTGATTTCTCGTACAGGCTATACGGGCGAAGATGGTTTTGAACTATATGCTTCACCAACATCTATCGTCGTACTATGGGAAGCAATCTTAATGGCAGGTGAAAATGAAGGGCTTGTGCCTGCAGGACTTGGGGCACGTGATACACTTCGTTTTGAGGCGGGACTACCTTTATACGGGCAAGAACTTTCAGAGGAAATCACACCGCTTGAAGCTGGACTTGGTTTTGTTGTGAAATTAAATAAAAAAGAAGATTTCATTGGAAAAGAAGCGCTTCGCGAACAAAAAGAAAATGGCGTACTTCGTAAACTTGTCGGGATTGAAATGATCGACAAAGGCATTCCACGTACTGGCTATCAAGTGTTCTTGAATAACGAAGCAATTGGAGAAGTGACAACAGGTACACAGTCGCCTACTTTAAATAAAAATATTGGTTTTGCACTTTTGAAATCGGAGTATGCGACAGAAGGTACAGAAGTGATCGTTCAAGTGCGAAAAAGACAACTGAAAGCTGTCATTGTTAAAACGCCATTCTATAAACGTTAA